In Peromyscus leucopus breed LL Stock chromosome 11, UCI_PerLeu_2.1, whole genome shotgun sequence, a genomic segment contains:
- the LOC114708051 gene encoding sentrin-specific protease 2-like, with translation MWQPKQCGMNMEPEASGQGRKRKYKDEGGTEIEFEALGQGKKPKCKDEGRTGLEFEEPSKTQKRIPQEQQDLELQSQQPCKDELWEPQQESIRQLEALEWAKGPQEQAVTVRKSGDGGKGRKRPSCLMEEYAENHLRQKYQRLLQHLPSGDNMKSDPQSAHTTLVDTLKIKGCVEGHSHGSRTTQCDPKQSTVVTTKDCVSPDKKVKMCTENSSDTRKNDAVNLEGRRGHDVEPDLLRAEAQVFLYSGSSRSLPNKPVVMAEKKPVVDQEKVRRMDQVLNVTEDMEKEIKKALGPGPQEEILTSAFKLHITRGDIHTLENGEWLNDEVINFYMNLLVERNNKKGYPALHVFNTFFYPKLKHGGYCSVKRWTRGIKLFEKEIILVPIHQKVHWSLIVIDLRKQSIIYLDSMGQTGQSICETIFEYLQNESKTRRNIELDPLEWKRYSMTSKEIPQQLNGSDCGIFTCKYADYISRDQPLTFSQQHMPIFRKRMVWEILHSHLL, from the coding sequence ATGTGGCAACCTAAACAGTGTGGGATGAATATGGAGCCTGAAGCTTCTGGGCAAGGTCGAAAACGGAAATACAAGGATGAAGGTGGGACGGAGATCGAGTTTGAAGCTTTGGGACAAGGTAAAAAACCAAAATGTAAGGATGAGGGTCGAACAGGTTTGGAGTTTGAAGAACCCAGCAAAACTCAGAAGAGGATACCTCAGGAACAGCAAGACCTAGAGCTTCAAAGTCAACAGCCATGCAAGGATGAACTGTGGGAACCCCAGCAAGAAAGTATAAGACAACTAGAGGCCCTAGAGTGGGCCAAAGGTCCACAGGAGCAGGCTGTAACTGTGAGAAAGTCTGGGGATGGCGGCAAGGGTCGCAAGAGGCCCTCTTGCCTCATGGAGGAATATGCCGAAAACCACCTAAGGCAAAAGTACCAAAGGTTACTGCAGCATCTTCCATCTGGTGATAATATGAAATCTGACCCACAGAGCGCTCACACAACCCTGGTGGACACCTTGAAGATCAAAGGTTGTGTGGAAGGGCACAGTCATGGATCCAGAACAACTCAGTGTGATCCTAAACAATCTACTGTTGTTACCACAAAGGACTGTGTCTCACCAGACAAAAAAGTGAAGATGTGTACAGAGAACTCTTCTGATACACGGAAGAATGATGCAGTAAACCttgaaggaagaagaggacaCGACGTGGAGCCTGACTTGCTAAGAGCAGAGGCTCAAGTCTTCCTGTATAGTGGCAGCAGTAGGTCACTCCCCAACAAGCCAGTAGTTATGGCAGAGAAAAAGCCTGTTGTAGACCAAGAAAAGGTCAGAAGAATGGATCAAGTCCTTAATGTTACAGAGGacatggaaaaggaaataaaaaaggcaCTAGGTCCAGGACCCCAGGAAGAAATCTTAACTAGTGCATTCAAATTACATATTACTCGAGGAGATATCCACACACTAGAGAATGGTGAGTGGCTCAATGATGAGGTCATCAATTTTTACATGAATCTTCTGGTtgagagaaataacaaaaaaggGTACCCAGCTCTTCATGTGTTCAACACTTTTTTTTATCCTAAACTAAAGCATGGTGGCTACTGTTCTGTTAAACGATGGACTCGAGGAATAAAactgtttgaaaaagaaattattctagtACCTATTCACCAGAAGGTACATTGGAGCCTGATAGTAATCGACCTAAGAAAACAGAGTATCATATACCTCGATTCAATGGGACAGACAGGGCAGAGTATTTGTGAGACCATCTTTGAATATTTACAAAATGAGAGCAAAACTCGAAGGAACATTGAGCTGGACCCTTTGGAGTGGAAAAGATACAGTATGACTTCAAAGGAGATTCCTCAACAACTCAACGGGAGTGACTGTGGAATTTTCACTTGTAAATATGCAGATTACATTTCTAGAGACCAACCACTTACCTTTTCTCAGCAACACATGCCCATCTTTAGGAAGAGGATGGTGTGGGAAATCCTGCATAGTCACCTACTGTAA